The window ATACCCTCCTGATTCTGCTGGTCTTCGTCGCCTCGATGATTATTCAGGCGTACCTGAGTAGCACCTACAAGAAGTGGGGCCGGGTGCGCAATGCCCGCGGCCTGACCGGTGCGGACGTCGCACGCATGATGCTCGACGAGAACGGCCTGCGCGACGTGCCGGTCCAGGCCGTGCCGGGCAACCTCACCGACCACTACGACCCTCTCAAGAAGACCGTGAACCTGTCCGAGAGCGTGTTCGGCGTGCCCAGCGTCGGCGCCATGGCGGTCGCGGCCCACGAGGTCGGCCACGCCCTGCAGGACAAGGCGCATATGCCGGCGCTGGTGCTGCGCAGCAAGATGGCCGTGCCACTGAGCCTGGGCATGAACCTGGCTCCGTGGCTGCTGCTGGCCGGTTTCCTCCTGAAGCTCTCGGGCCTGCTGTGGCTGGGCGTGATCCTGTTCGGCGGCGCCCTGATCTTCCATCTGGTGACCCTGCCGGTGGAGTTCGACGCGAGCCGCCGGGCCCTGGCTTACCTGGACACGCGCGGCCTGAACGGCACGGCCGAGGGCCACAGCGGCGCAAAGAATGTGCTGACCGCCGCCGCCCTGACCTACGTGGCCGGGTTTGCGATGGCGCTGGCACAGTTCCTGAACATCCTGAGCATTGCCCGCAGCAGCGACTGAGTTCCGGCAGAGTCTTCATGGAACAGCGGCGACCTTACACGGGTCGCCGCTGTTGTGGATGCATCTCCTGGCTCAGCTCAGACGTTAAAGCCGAACATCCGCATCTGGCGCTTGCCGTCCTCGGTCATCTTGTCCGGTCCCCACGGCGGCGTCCACACGAACTCCACGTTCACGTCGGTCACACCGTCCAGCCGGCCCACGGCCATCTCGGCGTCGGCGCGGATCAGGTCCTGCACCGGGCAGCCCACGCTGGTCAGGGTCATGGTGATGTCCACCA of the Deinococcus aerophilus genome contains:
- a CDS encoding metal-sulfur cluster assembly factor; the protein is MDTETTNASAVPAAAGLPDEAQVLEALKIVKDPEIPVNVVDLGLIYGVDVQEGGLVDITMTLTSVGCPVQDLIRADAEMAVGRLDGVTDVNVEFVWTPPWGPDKMTEDGKRQMRMFGFNV
- a CDS encoding zinc metallopeptidase, which codes for MFLGPYTLLILLVFVASMIIQAYLSSTYKKWGRVRNARGLTGADVARMMLDENGLRDVPVQAVPGNLTDHYDPLKKTVNLSESVFGVPSVGAMAVAAHEVGHALQDKAHMPALVLRSKMAVPLSLGMNLAPWLLLAGFLLKLSGLLWLGVILFGGALIFHLVTLPVEFDASRRALAYLDTRGLNGTAEGHSGAKNVLTAAALTYVAGFAMALAQFLNILSIARSSD